One window of Tepidanaerobacter acetatoxydans Re1 genomic DNA carries:
- a CDS encoding BlaI/MecI/CopY family transcriptional regulator — MEDLKLFDAEYKFMDIIWEIEPINSTELTKICREKLGWKKSTTYTMIRKLSERGILKNENATVTALVKREEVQKYESELLLEDKFDGSLPVFLATFLQDKKLSKKEAEEIQKMIEEATK, encoded by the coding sequence ATGGAAGATTTGAAGCTTTTTGATGCGGAGTATAAATTCATGGATATTATTTGGGAAATTGAACCTATTAACTCTACGGAACTTACGAAAATTTGCAGGGAAAAATTAGGTTGGAAAAAGTCTACTACCTATACTATGATAAGAAAGCTATCTGAGCGCGGCATTTTAAAAAATGAAAATGCAACAGTTACTGCTCTGGTAAAACGAGAAGAGGTTCAGAAGTATGAGAGTGAGTTGCTATTAGAGGATAAGTTCGATGGTTCTTTGCCTGTTTTTTTGGCTACATTTCTACAAGATAAAAAGCTGTCAAAAAAGGAAGCTGAAGAAATCCAAAAAATGATAGAGGAGGCCACAAAGTGA